DNA sequence from the Nicotiana tomentosiformis chromosome 3, ASM39032v3, whole genome shotgun sequence genome:
GACTCCTCACTCCAACCTTCTTTGCGAACCCAAAATCAGCAATTTTGGCAATTCGCGAATGTTATCCGATTTAATATCAAGGTGAACGAAACCTCTCCCGTGAATATCACTAAGCCCCAAGAGAATCGATTTCGCGTACTGCTTTACCTCAAAATCACGCAATCCTTTCCCTGAATTTGATTGTCATTTTGTGCGGAAGAAGCTTGAGATGGTTTTATTTCTCTTTATTTCATCTCCTCTTCATTTCAACTGGCCGATATTTTTACTAAATCCTTGTCTAGTGTTTCACACAATCTTCTCCTGGGCAAGCTGGGAGTTCTCTCACCCCAAATCTTGAGGGGGTGTTAGCATAGATAGCATAGATGACCCAATTGATAGACTTACTGAAGTCCCAACATAGTAGCAATCCCAATATGTAAAAGTCCACTATTTATTTGGTTGTATTCTTTTTGTATAAGGACTCGGTATTACACTTGTACAGACACctttttaataataaatgaaacTCATATTTCTTCTCAGATATTTCTCTCTCTCGAACATTTTAGGGTTCGTCAAACTGAAATCCTTCAATTTCTCTCTTTTCATTTGCAaatctcacatggtatcagagcaaacgTGGTTGGTTTCATCATTTTATATGATTCTATCGGTTCAATTTTTGATTTTGATCAACTTTCATATCGGTGATTCTTCGTGGGTTCGGGTTTTGGTTATCGATGTTAATTCCTTAGTGATTGAACAAGTTCAGCCACAAATTTGGAGTTTGTATAGACGATTGAGGTAGCGATTCATTGGTTGCTGGTCTTTCGCGATTTTCCTACAATTTAGGGTTTGCTTTCTCAGATTTGGTGGTATTTCTCTATACTTTGTTAATTTGCATTGTTTCTAGTATAATTTCATACAATTTCGATTGTTCATTTGCATCCTCTTTGATTCGGATAACTATGGCTGTTGATTCTGCCCTTCCCACTTCATTCGAGACTCTAGAAATTAGTCCTAACCCTAGTGTTAATCCTTTCCATCCCATATACCTTCACCCCTCAGATACTCCAGGGAAAATATTGGTTTCAGTCCCATTCGCTGGAATAGGATATGGTGAATGGAGAGAGGGAATGATAATATATCTTTCGGTAAAGAATAAACTCCAACTCATAAATGGGTCTTTCACCAAACCTGACTCCGATTCTAGGCTTTACCCTTAGTGGAAGAGGTGTAACAATATGGTGAAAGTTTGGATTATGAATGCCCTTTCCAAGAAAAGATCTAAAATTGTCCTCTATTACAAAACAGCCAAGGAAGCTTGGGATACCCTAGAAGAGCGTTATGGAGTTGCCAACACTTCTCAATACTATAGTTTTCAAAGGGCTATAGCCGCCACTACTTAGGGGTCTTCTGACATAGCTACATATTTCACAAGGTTGAAAGGTTACTGGGATAAGCTTGGTACTTGAACGTTTGGCAGACCATGCACATATGGTGCTCTTCTTGAGTTTATTGACGGCCAATAGCTCATTCAATTTTTTTCTGGGTTAAATAATACATATTCTACTGTTCGAAGTAACATTCTAATGATGAGTCCcgtaccatatgttggaaaggcaTATTCTTTATTGATTAGGGATAAAATCTAATGCTCCAATTTTTTCTTCTAATTCAGCTTCTTTTCTTGCCAACTCACAATCTGCTCATGCACCTCCACAATAAAACAACCCTAGAAATTATACTCAACAAGTTAATTTTGAGCCTAAGAAGTCCTTAATATCTTGCAAGTATTGTATGAAGACTGGACATACAGTGGACAAATGTTATAAGCTCCATGGGTTTCCTCCAAATTTCAAATTCACCAAAAACAGACCTCCACATGAAAGGAAAGTTGTTGCTTGTGCTTAATTGGAGACATCTTCTGAGACTTCCATGACTCCTGACACTCAGAATGCTGATGTCTCTCCACATGGGTTCTCAAAGTAACAGTATGCTCACCTCTTATCCCTTTTCCAACATGCACAACTCACTTCTCATCCACAGCCTTCATCCTCAACTGCTTATGCCGACTTTGCAGATCTGGTCAACAGTACTATTTTTAATTAAAGATGGTTCTTTTATATGCAAAGCTTCTAAAATAGATTTAGTTTCTTGGATTTTGGATTCTTGTACCACTAATCACATGACACTACATAAATACCTATTGCACAATATTAAACCTTTGTTGACACCTTCTCTCATTACATTGCCTAATGGTTACGAGGTTAAAGTCACATCCATGGGTTCTCTTTCACTGTCTTCTACTATCATTTTAACCAATGTCTTATTAGTGCCTTCCTTTCAGTTCAATTTGATTTCTATACATCAACTCCTTACTCAAATCAATTGTTATGTTATTCTTACTGTTGTATCTCTTTTCCTACAGGGCCCTTCTCTGAAGAGACCATTGGAAATTGGTAAAGTGGATCATGGTCTCTACATTCTTATATTTCATCTATTATTGTTCCTTTGTCTTTTGATTAATCAGTAACTACTATAGCACCTATTGCTTCTGCTTTTCCATCAGTTTCTCTAAAGGTTTCAAATAATGATGTGTCACCTAGTGCATGTTCATTACATACTAGTGTTAATGATATTTCTCCATCTTCTGTGTTTTCGACCTCATGTAATTCTACAACTATTAATAAAAATGATGTTTTGTGGAATCAACGAATGTGTCACATTCCTTTTGTGAAAATGATTTCTATCCCACATCTTCCTTCTAAATTTTCAGCAAAACAATCTTTTACTTGTCCAATATGTCCCATGGCAAGACAGTAGAGAACTCCTTTTCCTGATAGCACCACTCATTCTTCCAGAATTTTCCAACTAGTTCATATTAACCTATAGGGACCCTACCATATTGCTACCTACAAtagttttaaatattatttaaccATTGTAGATGACTATAATAAGGTAACCTGGACTCATTTACTTTCATGTAAAAGAAATGTCTTTTCTCTTATCAAGGCTTTCATAAACATGGTCTCCACTCACTATGGTACCACTGTCCAGACTATAAGAACTGATAATGCTTTTGAACTAGGATCTTGTACTTCCTATGATGAATACCTTTCTTCCATCTCACTAAACTACTTGTTCACACACTCCATAATAAAATGGTGTGAAAGGAAGCACAAGCACTTATTGGAAACTGCTAAAGCCCTCTTATTTCAGTCTAAACTGCCCACCAAATATTGGGGGGGAGTGCATTCTTACAACCACTTACCTAGTTAACAAATTTTCATCTACTGTTATTTCAAATAAAACTCCATATGAAGTGTTAAATGGTTAACCTCCCTCTTATATCTTAGATCTTTTGGTTGTTTGACCTATGCTTCTGTTCCCGTTCCTCACAGGGATAAGCCCAGAGTTGTCccttgcatatttatgggatatACCTTTGGGAAGAAGGGATATAAACCGCTCCACCTATATACCAAATCCATTTTCTATTCCAAAGATGTCTCTTTTGTTGAGCACCTGTTTCCATCCAACTCTTCTCCTTCTGTGTATTTTCCTACTTCCTCTCAACATTCATCTAAATCTTTTGATGCCACttctttctcttttccttctcATTCTTCACCCACTACTTTTGCTTCCTCTCCTACTTTCCCTGTTCCTGCTTCACCCATTATTCCTCTTTTACCCTCTCCTTCTTCCCTGCCTCCTCTAAGAAGATCTTCTAGGCCTTCTAATCCTCCAGTGCATTTGAAGGATTATGTGTGCAACTCTGCTCCACACTCGGTTTCTTCTTTACCCTATCCAGATCCTTCATCCagttctgtaacgacccgacttgtcattttaagaattaacgtctcgttcagtgacttaaggtctcgagcagcttcacaatatgtattatgacccgtgggtgtggtcgagtttaaattactgaagattcagaattaaattaaaagaacaatccttatttagaagcttaaatggaaagagttgaccgaagagttggcttttgagcaaacaactccgaaatggaatttgatgatgtcaatagctccgtatggtgattatggacttaaggacatgtccagaaaattatttagaggtctgtagaggaattaggcttgaaatggcgaaagatgaatttttgggaagttttacCGGGGgttaattttttgatatcgggatcagaatctagttctgaaaattttcatagctccgttatgtcatttatgacttgtgtgcaaaatttgagatcaatcgcaattgatttgatacgtttcggcgcaaaatatagaagttggaagatttgaaaactcataattcgattcgatgcgcgattcgtaatttcggtgtTGTTTCGCGTGGTTTGAAGTCTCAACTTAGTTTatattgtattttgagatatgttggtatatttgtttaaGGTCCCAAGGgcttcgggtggatttcggaatgtaaacggaatggatttcggacaaagagggttgctgaaAATTTCTGTCGCCAGAAATTtttggtgcgtggagccaactttgaaagcttatatctcgcaattcataaggaatcagaaacttttcaaaacataaaagttgtagttctgaaaagttaaaccattcattatctGAAAACTTTGATTCttgtttccagaaagttaaaccattcattatgtggacatttgtacagaaagttatgatggattgaatgaaggctggtagagcagtttcgccatgCGTAGAGCCAATTTTGGAAggttatatctcgcaattcataaggaatcggaaaatttACAAAACATGAAATTCTAGTCATtcgattctagtttccagaaagttaaaccattcatcatttggacatttgtacataaagttatgatcaattgaaggaaggctgatacaagcaagttctggtggacttttagtgacggaaaatggacttttagtgacggatgggcagaaacttaaggaccaaaaatggtcatttcctttatttcgttttggatttttggagcacggttcttgggcgatttttgagcgattttcacgggaaaacatagGGGTAAGTGTTCcatatcctatattgattatatttcatgattccatacgcatttatatcatgaatccgtaaatttatggaagaaaaatcaagatttttgcaaaatcttccataaacgaaaatttaagatttggaggtcgagttgttatcggaatttgataaaattggtatgggtggactcgtaattgaatgggttatcggattttgtaactttcgctggattccgagatgtgggcaaattttgagttagtttcggatttttattgaaaaatgtgtattttcttatggaattgattctataatttttgttgactgtatcgaataattgtgactatattcgagcggtccggaggtcaattcaagaaagaaggcaattctggaatatcggcataacttcaaaaaggtaagtgtcttgcctaacctcgagtgggggattaccccttaggcatcgagtcttatgtgccatttgtgaaatgtgaaaagccatgtacgcaaggtgacaagtacgtatttgggcttatatgtacaaattttattggattaaaaTCTTagacattattgtgtagtaaattggataattgttggcatttattaaatcatctaattgctatgcctaaatccttgttgttgaatttgtttttatatgacaattttatgtgattgttacttgaaaatgtatgtaatttcgtgagtattgctggtttgatatttcttggaattttatttcattatgaattttccctatgcaaatatttaattaagcaagtttaaaaaaaagtattaatataattatctaaatttggcctaatgaaggtgttgccctatgctgattattttctatctctgttgattatttttgaggttttatatacattgtgtggagccttgggctatttattgtgaaattaattgatttggttgtatctttggaattgttTGTGGTCATTGgccaaattgtgatatgaattgattttgttatgttgccgtgataatttctcgtgtaaattattatgttgtgtgaattattattttgaggatataagcgtggcatttcaccgttgatattatatgggtataagggtggtatttcactgttaTTGTATTTGTTgaaatattatctgggcggagcgataagggtggttataggagggataagggtgacaatatgagcgataagggtggctattgatattgtcagggcggaggggtAATGggggctattataggagtgataagggtggctatacgAGAGATAAGGGttgctattgtcagggacgatatgtgatgatgtggtgttgtagtgttgatgattttcatgtgatattcttgtatttatttttataccttgtgcaatttgtcttgttgttgataaattgataacaatctgatttatgttgaaattgggagcctgtggctattgccaggcggattataaaataaaatgtgggcacggggtgccgtgagtaaataatgaggatattggcacgtgaattgtccgtgcagttgtggtatgaaatgagggcacaaggtgctgtgattaaatgataatgatatttggcacgtgaattgtccatgcagttgtgatatgaaatgagggcacgaggtgccgggaaaatatgatgatttaattatgggcacaatgtgccgtggagatatgaaaaatgggttgagacccgtgtttacgaaaaatatgaaaatgagctgagacccatatttttatgattatgaaatgaggtgtcacatggtgactttttaatcgAAGAATtacattcaaaatatttatttggaaggatttttatttagaaagtattatatgaaagaattatatttgaaagataattatttgagaaaattatatttgaaagagagttatttggaagaattatatgtgaaagacatttatttgaagaatttgatttaattagGTTTACttatatttattgtttattgAGCGACATTAATGGTAttttgttgtcttgctgtgcatatcaatggttattttatgttgcccttattgttatttgttcctattattttgtatattatattgcacaggttattagactagtgagtgtcttgactgtacctcatttctactccactgaggttagtcttgatacttactgggtaccgaccttggtgtactcatactaaatttctgcacatttttgtgcagagccaggtattgaagatatcgaacttgagaagagttaaagcgggatcataaggattcaaggtagagctgtttggtcgtcgcagtcccttggagtctttttatttcattgcactattaatttttaatcaaacagtattgtatattcggtcctcgtgatcaatccatgtattcagttagagttcgtgactcagtactaccagtcttgggaggttgtatatttattttgttccgctattagttttgattacttattttatttaataaaaaaaaaatgcttgaattgtaattaaaatcggctcatttagtcttagagactaagtgccatcacgacgcctatggtggaattttgggtcgtgacaagttcccAGCATATATGCAAGAATCTCAACATTATCAATAGGCTATATCAAACCTTGCATGGAAGGAGGCTATGCTCAAGGAGTTTCAAGCCCTTGAGGCTAATCTGACTTGGGACATTATTCCCCTTCCTCCTGGAAAGAAAGCCATTCCATGCAAATAGGTctacaaaattaaataaaaatctgATGGTAGCATTGAAAGATATAACGCCGGGCTTATCATTAGAGGTGATACTCAAACAACTGGAATTAACTACAATGAAACTTTCTCTCCTTTTATCAAATTCACTACTATCAAGTGCCTCCTTGCTATTGCAGCCAAAAGGTCTTGGATTATTTACCAACTTGATGTAACCAATGCCTTCTTACATGGGGCTCTTTCAGAAGAAGTTTATATGAAAGTCCCCCTTGGGTTGTCTGTTTCTAATCCTGCCAATGCTCCTTCTGGGTCTCCTCTCGTGTGCAGACTCAAAAAGTCCCTTTATGGGCTTAAGCAAGTATCAAGACAGTGTTTTGCCAAACTCTCTTCTGCTCTTATCTCCTCGGATATCATTCTAGCCTCAATGATTATTCACTTTTCATTAGATCTTCATCAGCTTCTATAGTTGTTCTTGCAGTTTATGTGGATGACATATTATTGGTTGGGGATGATGTTGTTCTCTTAAGTCTTTCTTGGATGATCAATTCAAGATCAAGGACCTTGGTGATTTGCACTACTTCTTGGGTCTTGAAGTTTCTAGAGTTCCCTAAGGCTTTCTGTTGAATCAGCACAAATACACTAAGGAGTTACTTGCTGAATTTCACTGTTCAgattgctctcatgttgtggctCCATTGGACTTGAATTGTAAACTTAACAATGAACTGGGGTGTTGCTCTCTGATCCTTCTCTTTTTAGGATATTAGTGGGAAAATTGAATTTCCTTCGGCATACAAGACCTGACTAAGCCTTCTTCGTTCAACATTTGAGTCAATTCTTGCATGCTCCCAGGTCTACTCATATGTAGGCTGCTATACACGTTCTTCGTTATCTGTTGAATGACCCTGCAAAGGGTATTCTTCTTAAAGGCTTACTCAGATTCAAATTGGGCTGCTTGATATAATTCTAGGAAGTCTGTTACTGGGTATGTTATCTCTTTGGGTGGCAGCCCTGTTTGTTGTAATTTTAAGAAACAACCTACTGTTTACCTCTCTTCTGCAGAGGCTGAATGTCGAGCCTTGCACAAAATAGTGGCTGAATCTACTTGGCTTGTGCGTCTATTACATGATCTTGGTGTCTCTGTTTCCAGTCCTGTTCCTGTTTACtgtgataatcaagctgccctcaGCATTGCTAAGAATCCTGTCCAACACGAGCGGACCAAACATATAGAACTTGATTGTCACTTTGTACGGGAGAAGCTTGCAGATGGTTTGATTTCTCTTTATTTTATCTCAACTGGCCGATATTTTCACTAAATCCTTGTCTGGTGTTCCACATAATTTTCTCCTGGGCAAGCTGGGAGTTCTTTCACCCCACAGCTTGAGGGAGGGTGTTAGCATAGATAGCATAGATGGCCCAATTGATAGACTTGCTGAAGGCACAACATAGTAGCATGCCTAATATGTAAGCGCCCACTATTTATTTGGTTGTATTCTTTTTGTATAAGGACCGGATATTACACTTGTACAGATACTTTTTTAATAATGAATGAAGCTCATATTTCTTCTCAaatatttctctctctctctctcttgaacATTCTAGGGTTCGTCTAACTGAAATCCTTCAATCTCTTTTGTTTCATTTGCAAATCTCACAGAGACATAGGAGAGCACTCTTTTTCTCCCCCTATTCAGAAGGGACTTACGTTGACTCTTGTGAAAGcatcttttttttttggattgtTGTGGCACCAAAAACTTTATCAAGTATGCATCATTGTCATGTCAATTGATAGTTGAGAAATACTAATAGACCCTTACACTTTAGGCCTATTTTTCACTGTTGACGAATATGGTTCAATGTATCGATtgaatatttctctcatttaattATGCAACAATAAAACAAATAGGGTCAAGTCTCAAGCATAAATTGGAAGATTGACAGGATTAAGTAAATAATTCATTTAAGTATTCTTTGTAGGAATGTGAGTGAGAGATGTTTGGTGATAAAAGTATTCTACCttgccaaaaaaaaaacaaaaaatatgtcatctttaaaaacaaaacaaaaaatatgtCATCTTTTCCAATATGTAACTTTGGAATTTTATCCTAAATGATAACCCTCAGctatataattatactttttttcttttctaatccACATTTTCATTCATGGTATAATAAATCAGACTTTATATTTTAGAGTAAAAAAGTAACTAATTAAATCAATCAAATATATGTAGTTAATACTTTAAATAATAAAAGAACTTCGACtaacaaaaatataattttaatatataaataaagttGCTCATATCagtaatttatatattattaaaaggaataAGAAAATATATACGTTATATTAAAAGGAGAGTAGTGAAGCTGATAAAATGTCATATTAGCAACGAAGTAATACTGAATAATGGATCATGTAATAATgaaaaataagaaacaaaataGTTAATCGATAACTATACGATTCGTTTTCTTTAGTTTCACTTTTGTTATTGAGTTCATTGCACTGAGACACAAGTTGGAACTTTGTTAAAGCAATATGTACGATCTAATGTGTTTAAAAAGCCAGATCACAATTTGTCGTGACTAATATTTGTTTTTCTCCACTAGTGTTCCAGATAGACGAGGGTGATATGAATCTTATTGTACTGGATTGCATGCAAACTATTGTCCTTTAATCACGTTTGTTGCTTTTCACAAATTGCAGAGTATTTCTTGCAAACAAGTATAGTTCTTTCAGCTTTTGTCGATATCCTGGCGGAAGAAAGAATTGGAAAGACAATTGTAAATCTTTGATGATTTAGTGGAGATTCGCCTTCTAATGCTATTTATTAGAAACatatgaatgaaagaagaaatggACTTTACTTATGTCGAGTGTCCTCTACACGTTTCACTGTTTTGATGGGAAGATACATCTTTTTCCATTGAATGTATATTCTATAAATTAGCATCTTCAATCACAGCTATTCTTTGATATCGAATAGGCTCCATGTGCCACCAACAGCTTTTGTGGTTACAAGATTCTTAGCAAACTCTAGCATTCAATAGAGCATACTATAATCAAGTTATTCTTATCCAATTTAACCCCTAATAATTGAGATACTTGAAAACTCTAATGATGATAATTCACTTAAGTTGGccgatttatttgatcaactaatGTAGAAGCATACTTTCAGTCCTTATGGATTTGTAGGAGTATTTTTTGGTCTCTCTTTAATTTCCTTTTTGTTGTTACGTACGTTGGACGACTTTTTGTAAAAGGAAGGACATGATCTTACTATTATTACTTTTTATTGAACTTATTAATATCTCTGTTATATTttcttgatgatgatttcaataCTTGAATACTTCATTTGGATAACCATTTTTGTAAAAAGAAGAAATATCTCAACTTGTAGGCTTAAAATCGAAAATCTAAAATATCCAAACGATTAGTCCAAAACCAAACTTAAAAAATCCGATCAAATCCGACATTATTTAGATTATGTTATTTTGTGACTTGAATTATTTCCTTGTATTTTTAAGAAACCCATAATCTATAAGGTTTAGGAAAACCCATTATCCTAAGAGATGTGGGAAAGAAAAACCTATAGTGCTTGTCAAATTGGAAAACCTAACATAACTCTGCATACATTAAAACATTATGTAGTCACTGTTTAAAGAGCCTCTCTTTCTAGTTAACTGATTGATTCTATATATCATGATCTAAGAAAGAAGaatacaacatatatataaatctgCAAGATATGTTGAAACAAAAATGTACTCACTGTTAGCAAAAATTTCATGTAAAAAGCTTCCTTTTTGTACAGATTGTTCAATATTACAGAAAATATAAACACAAAATTGTTTTTGTTTAATACAAGGGGCTGCACCTGATCTCTCTTTTTTTCACAGGTTGCCTACGTACCCCAACTAATCTCCTATGGGGATCAAGCCCGAACGTAGTTCTTTACATTAGTATAATTCTTTACATTTGTATAATCATTCTAATCAAAATTGATAATTAGCATCCTTCTAGTAGCTTTCTTCTTTTGTTGGATCTGCAATTCAACAACTTCATTGGTTTCAGCATTGTACTACTACAAAAATCATCAATTAATGGATCATTTTCTCCTGCAATTTCTATAAACAAAAGCCGGTTGAATTCCTTTATCCTTGTCTGCTCACGAACAACAACATTATCATCAGATGAAAGAAATGGATGCTTTAATAGCATATCAGGAGTCCATCGCGATCTCGGCTCCTTAACAAGACACTTTCTCATAAATTCTTCAGCCTTTTTTGACAATCTTTTGTTCTGCAAATCCGGTGATCCCGTTCCAATTTTGCACAATAGATAAACAACGTCGTCAGCTTCACTGCAATCCCACACTGTCTTCCTTGTAACCATCTCAAAGACAGTGCACCCGAATGCCCAAATATCGGCTTCAGGTCCGTACACGTTATCAAGAACTGATTCTGACGCCATGTACATAGGTGTTCCCTTGAGTCCGCTCTTTCTTTTCTGACTCTTTACTCCAACTTTCTTCGCGAACCCGAAATCTGCAATCTTGGCAACTTTTTCAGTACCCACAAGAAAAATGTTATTTGGTTTAATGTCAAGGTGAACGAAACCTCTTCCATGAATATGACAAAGCCCTGAGAGAAGCGATTTCGCATACTGTTTTACCTCAAAATCTCGCAACCCTTGCCCTGAATTTTGACCAATCCGATCAGCTAAACTCCCACCAGACGCGTATTCAAGAAACATGTTGTACAATATCTTCCCATCTTCTTCGGTAACATCAGCTCCGAAACATCGAATAACATGATCACAATCTTGAAACTCGTGTAGTAATTCTCTCTCTTTCTATAACGACTTTGAACGCGAAAACAAGGCAGATTTTACTGCGATTGTTGACGGAATATTAACGGAGGAGTTTGTTGTCGTCGTTGCTAAAGTGACGATACCAAAACTACCTCTTCCTATGGTTTTGCCTCTCGTCCACATTATTGGATC
Encoded proteins:
- the LOC104121632 gene encoding uncharacterized protein; the protein is MAVDSALPTSFETLEISPNPSVNPFHPIYLHPSDTPGKILVSVPFAGIGYGEWREGMIIYLSGPSLKRPLEIGKVDHGLYILIFHLLLFLCLLINQSFGCLTYASVPVPHRDKPRVVPCIFMGYTFGKKGYKPLHLYTKSIFYSKDVSFVEHLFPSNSSPSVYFPTSSQHSSKSFDATSFSFPSHSSPTTFASSPTFPVPASPIIPLLPSPSSLPPLRRSSRPSNPPVHLKDYVCNSAPHSVSSLPYPDPSSSSCLLAIAAKRSWIIYQLDVTNAFLHGALSEEVYMKVPLGLSVSNPANAPSGSSSASIVVLAVYVDDILLVGDDVVLLSLSWMINSRSRTLHKYTKELLAEFHCSDCSHVVAPLDLNCKLNNELGKSVTGYVISLGGSPVCCNFKKQPTVYLSSAEAECRALHKIVAESTWLVRLLHDLGVSVSSPVPVYCDNQAALSIAKNPVQHERTKHIELDCHFVREKLADEYFLQTSIVLSAFVDILAEERIGKTIVNL